The window CTCAGAAAGCGCGGCAAATTTAGTCACCAACTGTGGGTTTGCGGAAGTAATTTCATATTGACTGACTAAAGCCGTTACGAGTTGGATATGTTCACCATCAACATCAATCAGCTCTTCACCGCTTAATCCCACTTTAGCAACAATGGCTAACGCTAATTCAGGATCATTTTCATACCACACGCCTAGCGCATCACCCGCTTGATAGGTTAAGCCTGAACCTTCTAAATCAATTTCAATATGGCGAACATCTTTACCTGAATGACGACCAGTGATCTTCTGGCTAGTCAGCAGTGTCGCTTCATATGGATTCTGCTTGGAGTATTGCGACACGGCCTGTTGAGATTGAGTAATAGGCAGCGGCACAACATCGGCATCACCCGTTGATAATGTCTCTTTGGCTTTGGCTAACGCCTTCACTCGCCATTCCGCTGCAGGTGCATCATAGTCAACATCACAATCTAAGCGCTCTAACATCGGTTGAGCGCCAAGCTTGCTTAAGTAACTATCAAAGTCTTTCGCCGTTTGGCAGAAGAACTCATAACTTGAATCACCCAAGCCAATAACGGCATATTGCAGGTTAGGCAGTTTAGGGGCTTTCTTCGACTGTAAGAATTCATGTAAGTCGATCGCATCATCAGGTGCTTCGCCTTCACCATGGGTAGAAGCAATAAGAATGACATGGGTTTCTTTCGCGAAGTTTTTACCTTTGTAATCACCAGCTGATACTAACTCAACAGCAATACCCGCAGCAGTCGCCTCTTCCTTTAACGCAATGGCAACCCCTTTAGCATTACCCGTTTGTGACGCATAGATAATGGTTAATTTACCAGCAGGTTGTGCAGCGGCAACAACGCCGGGCTGTGATACAGATTGAAGATGAGTTGAAGCCTGAGTTTGACTTAGCCCCCAGAAGTAACCACTTATCCATGCAAGCTGCTGTGGTGATGATTCTGCCGCGGCTTGTTGTAACTGATCTATTTGTTGATCATTGAGTGGGCTGGCTACAGCCGATAATTCCTTAAGTAACATGACACGACGTTCCCTATACATTGCGTTATGTTAGATTAGCCACTGAATGAAATAACAAGAAAGAATAGATGAGAATGTTTTATAACTTTTAGTTAGGTGCAGGGGTGCGAAGATGCGGCTTAATGGGTTACTAAGCATGCAATATGGCGGATAAGTAGAAAGAATACGTTAGAAAGCGTCGGCAATTCTCACTTGATGAAAACCGACCTCAAACGCACTTTCTGTTGCAGAATCGACATCTTGATAGCATTTTTCACTACCAGTATGGTCAGTTAAAGGGACTAATCCGCCACGACGGTGACGAAATTCCACAATCCATCCGTTAGTTTGGATTGACGGCTCGACAACAGCTTCCACTAAATCGCTGGTTAAATATAAGCGCTGTAATTCATCTATAGTCATA is drawn from Photobacterium profundum SS9 and contains these coding sequences:
- a CDS encoding assimilatory sulfite reductase (NADPH) flavoprotein subunit: MLLKELSAVASPLNDQQIDQLQQAAAESSPQQLAWISGYFWGLSQTQASTHLQSVSQPGVVAAAQPAGKLTIIYASQTGNAKGVAIALKEEATAAGIAVELVSAGDYKGKNFAKETHVILIASTHGEGEAPDDAIDLHEFLQSKKAPKLPNLQYAVIGLGDSSYEFFCQTAKDFDSYLSKLGAQPMLERLDCDVDYDAPAAEWRVKALAKAKETLSTGDADVVPLPITQSQQAVSQYSKQNPYEATLLTSQKITGRHSGKDVRHIEIDLEGSGLTYQAGDALGVWYENDPELALAIVAKVGLSGEELIDVDGEHIQLVTALVSQYEITSANPQLVTKFAALSESKKLEKLVADKNKLREYSGNTQIIDVLAEKKTQLSAEQLISLLRRLTPRLYSISSSQEEVGEEVHLTVGVVEFEKGEESRQGGASSFLSHRLEEGAAVKVFVEENNNFKLPADDNTPVIMIGPGTGIAPFRAFVQERDNREAEGKNWLFFGDRTFTDDFLYQVEWQKYLKSGVVQQLDVAFSRDQVEKVYVQHRVLEHAEQVWQWLQEGAHVYVCGDMNHMAKDVHDALLTVIEQQGKQSREQAEQYLNELRKSKRYQKDVY